Proteins encoded together in one Anaerococcus murdochii window:
- a CDS encoding AraC family transcriptional regulator, translating to MEKNIDIEFKADNINIETTHYHNNFEIIFITKGTSTFLIENRKIKTQKNSLVLISNLENHSMTIDETPYERYVINLDNFLKINLLPSEIYTKTLQNRPKNFPYIFKFDDEVAQVISQILNLLLKEKSTEEFSDHYESLLINQLLIMVYRSNPDFFKNTKTDFENTIYKIQDYINENYIKDINLDLIENKFYINKYEVSRNFKKITGYNFKTYLILVRLSRAKDLLVNSNLTIAEISAEIGYNSESLFVRMFKKYENTTPTRYRRAYKNP from the coding sequence TTGGAAAAAAATATAGACATAGAATTTAAGGCCGATAATATAAACATCGAAACTACCCACTACCATAATAATTTTGAAATAATTTTCATAACTAAGGGTACTAGCACTTTTTTGATAGAAAATAGAAAAATTAAAACACAAAAAAATAGCCTCGTTCTTATATCAAATTTAGAAAACCATTCAATGACCATAGACGAGACCCCCTATGAAAGATATGTGATAAACCTTGATAATTTCCTTAAAATCAATCTTTTGCCCTCAGAAATCTATACAAAAACCCTGCAAAACAGACCCAAAAATTTCCCCTATATTTTTAAATTCGATGACGAGGTTGCTCAAGTAATAAGTCAGATTTTAAATTTGTTATTAAAGGAAAAAAGCACAGAAGAATTTTCAGACCATTATGAAAGTCTACTTATAAACCAACTTTTAATCATGGTTTACAGGTCAAATCCTGACTTTTTCAAAAATACAAAAACAGATTTCGAAAATACAATCTACAAGATCCAGGACTATATAAATGAAAATTATATAAAAGATATAAATCTCGACCTAATCGAAAACAAGTTTTACATAAACAAGTATGAGGTAAGTAGGAATTTCAAAAAAATTACAGGTTATAATTTTAAAACCTATCTCATTTTAGTAAGGCTATCTAGGGCCAAGGACCTCCTTGTCAATTCAAATCTAACCATTGCAGAAATATCAGCTGAAATAGGTTATAATTCTGAAAGTCTTTTTGTAAGGATGTTCAAAAAATATGAAAATACAACCCCAACCAGGTACAGAAGGGCCTACAAAAACCCATAA
- a CDS encoding GntR family transcriptional regulator: MASLYSDLIDKLLEQISTMEKGARLPSERQLCMDYGVSRTTVRNALGSLVNSGVLYQIQGKGTFVRERSRENLSNYYSFTEQTKRKGKVPKSLVTDFKVRALNDKERQVFDDPSIEKVIVFDRLRLADDMPMMYEKTVIPYARFDKITKDLLEKDALYEIFSNNFDTKIDNVRERFQVSSLTKKVAEALNLKDGSAALKITRFSYDKEDKLIEYTTSYARGDMFYYETSYSPN; the protein is encoded by the coding sequence ATGGCAAGCCTATATTCAGATTTGATAGATAAGCTCTTAGAGCAAATATCAACCATGGAAAAGGGGGCCAGGCTCCCTTCTGAAAGGCAACTTTGCATGGATTACGGTGTTTCAAGGACAACTGTCAGGAATGCCCTGGGGTCCCTTGTAAATTCAGGAGTTCTCTATCAAATCCAAGGTAAGGGGACCTTTGTCAGGGAAAGATCTAGGGAAAACTTATCGAATTATTACTCTTTTACCGAGCAAACAAAAAGAAAGGGCAAGGTTCCAAAGTCATTAGTTACAGATTTCAAGGTCAGGGCCTTAAATGATAAGGAAAGACAAGTCTTTGATGACCCTAGCATAGAAAAAGTCATTGTCTTTGACAGGCTAAGGCTAGCTGACGATATGCCAATGATGTACGAAAAAACCGTCATCCCTTACGCCAGATTTGATAAAATCACCAAGGACCTACTAGAAAAAGACGCCCTTTACGAAATATTTTCCAATAATTTTGATACAAAAATCGATAACGTCAGGGAAAGGTTCCAAGTGTCATCCCTTACAAAAAAGGTAGCAGAAGCCCTAAATCTAAAAGATGGATCAGCTGCATTGAAGATAACAAGATTTTCCTATGACAAGGAAGATAAGTTAATAGAATACACAACCTCATACGCTAGGGGAGATATGTTCTACTACGAGACTTCCTATAGTCCGAATTAA
- a CDS encoding chromate transporter has protein sequence MLIKLFISFFKIGLFSFGGGYAALALIQQEVVVENGWLAVGEFNDLITISQMTPGPIALNSATFVGQRVAGFPGSLAATIGCIIPSAIIVGALSYFYKKYKDLDLITDILKFLRPAIVIMILIAGLDILKTALFDVNAISIDNLNFIMLCLFIFSLLIMLNKKVDPIKIMILNGFIYLFVNL, from the coding sequence ATGCTAATTAAATTATTTATAAGCTTTTTTAAAATCGGACTCTTCTCCTTCGGCGGAGGCTACGCAGCCCTCGCCCTAATCCAACAAGAAGTAGTCGTAGAAAACGGCTGGCTAGCAGTAGGCGAATTTAACGACCTAATCACAATCAGCCAAATGACCCCAGGGCCAATCGCCCTAAACTCAGCCACCTTCGTAGGCCAAAGAGTAGCAGGCTTTCCAGGAAGCCTAGCAGCTACAATCGGGTGTATAATCCCATCAGCCATCATAGTCGGCGCCCTATCATATTTTTATAAAAAATACAAAGACCTGGACCTAATAACAGACATCCTAAAATTTTTAAGACCAGCCATAGTAATAATGATTCTAATAGCAGGCCTAGATATACTAAAAACTGCCCTATTTGATGTAAATGCTATATCAATAGATAATCTCAATTTCATAATGTTGTGTTTATTTATTTTTTCATTATTAATAATGTTAAATAAGAAAGTAGACCCAATTAAAATTATGATTTTAAATGGATTTATTTATTTATTTGTCAATTTATAA
- a CDS encoding radical SAM protein, translated as MIKPNSNLCNIDCRYCFYSKNHNCIVDSNQKFMKKKACVALIKNIMFSSEGYDEIEFIFQGGEPSIIGLEFFEFFLDTVDFFNLSSKKNISYNFQTNGINIDENWASFFKNNNFLVGLSLDMFKNNHDLYRMQGNRGTFDHVMNTKKMFDNLCVDYNILSVITKNLSKNPLDAYEFIKHEGISYIQFIPCIDDNINDDNIKINPRDFFSFYSEIFKLWINDLRNNTLVHIKLFEDIYYFIKNKSVGFCGQNGTCGLQIVVESDLTVYPCDFFCFKKYQLGNLYENRLSEIILNEKHLQFFNENPHEKERLYCKKYCSLYSKCKLGCKKLFDKMYLDETGFCAFSKIYKLISENYYIIDRAYNLCDQGKIVL; from the coding sequence ATGATAAAGCCAAACTCGAACTTATGCAATATAGATTGTAGATACTGTTTCTATAGTAAGAACCATAACTGTATTGTAGATAGCAATCAGAAGTTTATGAAGAAGAAGGCGTGTGTAGCTTTAATTAAAAATATTATGTTTTCTTCAGAAGGTTATGATGAAATAGAATTTATTTTTCAGGGTGGTGAGCCATCTATTATTGGGTTAGAATTTTTTGAATTCTTTCTGGATACTGTTGATTTTTTTAATCTATCAAGTAAGAAAAATATTAGCTATAATTTTCAAACTAATGGCATAAATATTGATGAAAATTGGGCTTCATTCTTTAAAAATAATAACTTTTTAGTTGGTTTATCTTTGGATATGTTCAAAAATAATCATGACTTATATAGAATGCAAGGCAATAGAGGCACTTTCGATCATGTGATGAATACAAAAAAAATGTTTGACAATTTATGTGTTGATTATAATATATTGTCTGTAATAACAAAAAATCTATCTAAGAATCCACTCGATGCATATGAATTTATAAAACATGAAGGAATATCATATATACAGTTTATACCATGTATTGATGATAATATAAATGATGATAATATAAAAATAAATCCAAGAGATTTTTTTAGTTTTTATAGTGAAATTTTTAAGTTATGGATAAATGATTTGAGAAATAATACGTTGGTCCATATAAAGCTGTTTGAAGATATTTACTACTTTATCAAAAACAAGTCCGTGGGATTTTGTGGACAAAATGGAACATGTGGGTTACAAATTGTTGTTGAGAGTGATTTAACTGTGTACCCATGCGACTTTTTTTGTTTTAAGAAATATCAATTGGGAAATTTATACGAAAATAGATTATCAGAAATAATTTTAAATGAAAAGCATTTACAATTTTTTAATGAAAATCCTCATGAAAAAGAAAGGTTATATTGCAAAAAATACTGTTCTTTATATAGTAAATGTAAATTAGGATGTAAGAAATTGTTTGATAAAATGTATTTAGACGAAACAGGTTTCTGTGCATTTTCAAAAATATATAAATTAATCAGTGAGAACTATTATATTATTGATAGAGCCTATAATTTGTGTGACCAAGGAAAGATTGTTTTATAA
- a CDS encoding polysaccharide lyase 8 family protein, with amino-acid sequence MIFKNNTYKKLVIGSILINTVLISSTAYANEENAILNEGTKIVEPELKNDAEKEDTSTDENLEKDSKADLEGSEETPAEMEKVSLDPQEEGKEEAKAEQKYKENIKAWANSFAGNSYYDKDDEKMAQLNEKMDTNIENTLKLVAEKNENNFWTDIEKYDQSKFITQSYRKIETLAKQYANPGSKYYKDEKVKKVIMDALEWEYNKNYNENLSINGNWWDYEIGTPRAINNTLSLIYDDLDQETINKYTKPINHFVPDPYKFRVTTGNPFNAKGGNLIDMGRVRIIAGFLQNDSEMVDGTIKALKQIYEIRDENIGSTEEGGNDGYYVDGSYVDHTNVAYNGAYGNVMLDGFSQLLPALINNTSFDTNEVDKIHDIIDKSFLPFLYRTQMMDMVRGRSISREKLQPHNSGAEVIRSIMRIADASDEARKTKYNSIIKDITTNNDYFDFSKNLNNFRDIFLYNKIKDQKLEPVKKENKIHIFNNMDKLVYNNADKNYALGFSMHSSRIKNFEYMNGENSKGWYTSDGVVYLYNQDLSHYSDNYWATVDHSALPSITEIKENRDSSTDKKNDKTERLLKSSFVGATKLDEKNASLAMDFNNWNDDIRLKKSWFILGDRVVFLGSDMENPNSKEVYTSIENRKLKEADQYKIYVNEKILEDEKTNEEGISKVFLESKNGANENIGYYFLNNKNLIVEKEHRQGSWSEVNKDGSKDKKENDFIKISQDHKDNTGYAYVMVPATSKDEFDKENIDDIKILANTNKVQAVFDETNNIWGISLFEDGEFKVNDELGLDKKGLYTIKKDGDKYVISYFDPSKTHTGEDLLVVKDGQTIKKPNHAKDYYLYEFVPKKADSKDNNNKKPGLDLPDDRVEKPEDKKPEGEMTEDNKTDGKVDGEKSEDNKTDGKEDGKKSEDNIAEKDKSEDNKADEKSGSIKIDEKILQEKPAKNTKSNASPKTGVSSSLGYIGLLTASALALLKKKEK; translated from the coding sequence ATGATTTTTAAGAACAATACCTATAAAAAGCTAGTTATAGGCTCAATCCTAATTAACACAGTCCTAATTTCTTCTACAGCTTATGCGAATGAAGAAAACGCTATTTTAAATGAGGGCACAAAAATTGTAGAGCCAGAATTAAAAAACGATGCAGAAAAAGAAGATACATCCACTGACGAAAATCTAGAAAAAGATTCTAAGGCAGACCTTGAAGGAAGTGAAGAGACTCCAGCAGAAATGGAAAAAGTCTCCCTAGACCCACAAGAAGAAGGCAAGGAAGAAGCTAAGGCAGAACAAAAATATAAGGAAAACATAAAGGCCTGGGCAAATTCCTTTGCTGGTAATTCCTACTACGACAAAGATGATGAAAAAATGGCCCAGCTAAATGAAAAGATGGATACCAATATCGAAAACACTTTGAAACTAGTAGCAGAAAAAAATGAAAATAATTTTTGGACAGATATAGAAAAATATGACCAGTCTAAATTCATAACACAATCTTACAGAAAGATTGAGACCCTTGCCAAACAATACGCCAACCCTGGTTCAAAATATTATAAAGATGAAAAAGTAAAAAAGGTAATAATGGATGCCCTAGAATGGGAATACAATAAAAACTACAACGAAAATTTATCTATAAATGGAAACTGGTGGGATTATGAAATCGGTACTCCTAGGGCCATCAACAACACCCTATCCCTCATCTATGACGACCTTGACCAGGAAACAATAAATAAATATACCAAGCCAATCAACCACTTTGTCCCAGACCCATATAAGTTTAGGGTTACAACTGGAAATCCATTTAATGCAAAGGGTGGCAACCTCATAGATATGGGACGTGTAAGAATTATTGCAGGATTTTTACAAAATGATTCTGAAATGGTAGACGGGACTATAAAGGCCCTTAAGCAAATTTATGAAATAAGGGATGAGAATATAGGCAGCACCGAAGAAGGTGGCAATGATGGTTACTATGTAGATGGGTCTTATGTTGATCATACAAATGTGGCCTACAATGGTGCCTACGGCAATGTTATGCTCGATGGTTTCTCCCAACTTCTCCCTGCCCTCATAAATAATACAAGTTTTGACACAAATGAAGTTGATAAAATCCACGATATAATCGATAAGTCTTTCCTTCCATTCCTTTATAGGACTCAAATGATGGATATGGTTAGGGGTAGGTCTATAAGTAGGGAAAAACTCCAACCACATAATTCTGGAGCAGAAGTTATCCGCTCTATAATGAGGATTGCTGATGCTTCTGATGAGGCAAGGAAGACTAAGTACAATAGCATTATAAAAGATATCACAACCAATAATGACTACTTTGATTTTTCTAAAAACCTAAATAACTTTAGGGACATCTTCCTTTACAACAAGATCAAAGACCAAAAATTAGAACCAGTCAAAAAAGAAAATAAAATCCATATCTTTAACAATATGGATAAACTTGTTTATAATAACGCTGACAAGAACTATGCCCTAGGCTTTTCTATGCACTCATCCAGAATTAAAAACTTTGAGTACATGAACGGTGAAAACTCAAAGGGTTGGTACACCTCTGATGGTGTAGTTTACCTCTATAACCAAGACCTTTCCCACTACAGTGACAACTACTGGGCAACTGTAGACCATAGCGCCCTTCCTTCTATAACTGAAATTAAGGAAAATAGGGATTCGTCTACTGATAAGAAAAATGACAAGACTGAAAGACTTCTTAAGAGTAGTTTTGTTGGAGCAACCAAGCTAGATGAGAAAAACGCCAGCCTTGCCATGGACTTTAACAACTGGAATGACGATATTAGACTTAAAAAATCTTGGTTTATCCTTGGTGACAGGGTCGTATTTTTAGGCAGCGATATGGAAAATCCAAATAGCAAAGAAGTATACACAAGCATTGAAAATAGGAAATTAAAAGAGGCTGACCAATATAAGATTTATGTAAATGAAAAGATTCTAGAAGATGAAAAAACAAATGAGGAGGGCATTTCCAAAGTCTTCCTAGAAAGCAAAAATGGAGCAAATGAAAATATTGGCTATTATTTCCTAAATAATAAAAACCTTATAGTAGAAAAAGAACACAGACAAGGAAGCTGGTCTGAAGTCAACAAGGACGGCAGCAAGGATAAAAAAGAAAACGACTTTATCAAAATTAGCCAAGACCACAAAGACAACACAGGCTATGCCTATGTCATGGTCCCTGCAACTAGCAAGGATGAATTTGATAAGGAAAATATTGATGACATCAAAATCCTAGCAAATACAAATAAGGTCCAAGCAGTCTTTGACGAGACAAATAATATTTGGGGGATTTCTCTCTTTGAAGATGGGGAATTTAAGGTAAATGATGAGCTTGGCCTAGATAAAAAGGGGCTTTACACAATTAAGAAAGATGGAGATAAGTATGTAATTTCCTACTTCGACCCATCAAAGACCCACACAGGCGAAGACCTATTAGTAGTTAAAGATGGCCAAACAATAAAAAAACCAAACCACGCCAAGGACTACTACCTCTATGAATTTGTCCCTAAAAAAGCAGATTCCAAAGATAATAATAACAAAAAACCTGGTCTAGACCTACCAGATGATAGAGTTGAAAAACCAGAAGATAAAAAACCTGAAGGCGAAATGACTGAAGATAATAAAACTGATGGTAAAGTAGACGGAGAAAAATCCGAAGATAATAAAACCGACGGAAAAGAAGACGGTAAAAAATCTGAAGATAATATAGCTGAGAAGGACAAGTCTGAAGACAATAAAGCTGACGAAAAATCAGGATCTATAAAGATAGATGAAAAGATTTTACAAGAAAAACCTGCTAAAAATACAAAATCAAATGCAAGTCCAAAAACAGGTGTTTCTTCAAGCCTAGGCTATATCGGTCTACTTACTGCAAGCGCCCTTGCCCTCTTAAAGAAAAAAGAAAAATAA
- the uidA gene encoding beta-glucuronidase, with translation MLYPIESKSRSLSFLDGSWDFVKGGKNLDLDIIKNEFHDARPMPVPSSYNDIYKDLREHFGWVYYRKEFYFHKTREDERIILRFDGVNQSAKVYLNGEFITEHEGGFLPFEIEISDKIQEENVLTLAVSNVINNSTLPVGIIKGREEDQDKNEPNFDFFNYTGIHRHVRIYTTPRSYIEDISLTNEIYDAKAVINYYLKVQGVEEDILIEIFDKDNKLVATGNKAKASLVIENPNLWDVKNPYLYKIRITYKEDIYYLDYGIRGVEVKGNQFLLNGKPFYFKGFGKHEDSIINGRGFNEVISHKDFALMKEMGANSFRTAHYPYAEETLRLADKLGFLVIDETTAVGLNGKFGGGANFKSDNVNIFDNEEGMAKRVFDHHKDVIRDLIARDKNYACVVMWSIANEPDSYSEGAYDYFKPLFDLAKKEDPQKRPTCLISVLAGDINLDVTRKLSDVICLNRYYGWYNDGPYLDKAMAAFRKELDNWKELGKPIIISEYGADAILGMRDYDDFPAMFSEDFQVLYYRENNKVIDQYPLVVGEHPWNFADFNTAQSIKRVNGNKKGLFSRDRQPKLAVGLFKERWTKMDDYIDKNKK, from the coding sequence ATGCTATATCCAATAGAAAGTAAATCTAGGAGCCTAAGTTTTTTAGATGGGTCATGGGATTTTGTCAAAGGTGGCAAAAACCTAGATCTAGATATAATAAAAAATGAATTTCATGATGCTAGACCTATGCCAGTGCCTTCGTCTTATAATGATATTTACAAGGATTTAAGAGAACATTTTGGTTGGGTTTATTACAGAAAAGAATTTTATTTCCACAAGACAAGGGAAGACGAGAGAATTATCCTAAGGTTTGACGGGGTCAACCAAAGTGCTAAAGTTTACTTAAATGGTGAATTTATAACAGAACACGAGGGTGGCTTCCTTCCATTTGAAATAGAAATAAGTGATAAAATCCAGGAAGAAAACGTGCTTACTCTTGCAGTATCAAATGTAATAAACAATTCAACCCTACCTGTCGGCATAATAAAGGGAAGAGAAGAAGACCAAGACAAAAATGAACCCAACTTTGACTTCTTTAACTACACTGGCATCCACAGACATGTGAGGATTTATACCACACCAAGGTCCTATATTGAAGATATTAGCCTTACCAATGAAATTTATGATGCAAAGGCTGTGATTAATTACTACCTAAAAGTTCAAGGCGTAGAAGAAGATATACTTATAGAGATTTTTGATAAGGACAATAAGCTAGTGGCAACTGGCAATAAGGCCAAGGCAAGCTTAGTTATTGAAAATCCAAACTTGTGGGATGTAAAAAATCCTTACCTATACAAAATTAGAATCACCTACAAGGAAGATATCTATTACCTAGATTATGGTATAAGAGGTGTAGAAGTAAAAGGAAACCAATTCCTCCTTAATGGCAAGCCATTTTATTTCAAGGGTTTTGGCAAACACGAGGACTCTATAATAAATGGTAGGGGATTTAATGAAGTTATAAGCCACAAAGATTTCGCCCTTATGAAGGAAATGGGTGCCAACTCCTTTAGAACAGCCCATTATCCTTACGCGGAAGAAACCCTAAGACTTGCTGATAAGCTAGGTTTCTTAGTCATAGATGAAACCACAGCCGTAGGCCTAAATGGTAAATTTGGTGGCGGGGCAAATTTCAAAAGCGATAATGTAAATATTTTTGATAATGAAGAAGGTATGGCAAAAAGAGTTTTTGATCACCACAAGGATGTAATAAGAGACCTAATAGCTAGGGATAAAAACTACGCTTGTGTTGTAATGTGGTCTATAGCCAATGAGCCGGATTCTTACTCTGAAGGTGCCTATGATTATTTCAAACCTCTTTTCGACTTGGCCAAAAAGGAAGATCCGCAAAAAAGACCAACTTGCCTAATAAGTGTATTGGCTGGTGATATAAATTTAGACGTGACCAGGAAACTTTCAGATGTAATCTGCCTTAACAGGTACTATGGCTGGTACAACGATGGACCTTACCTAGATAAGGCAATGGCTGCCTTTAGGAAGGAATTAGATAATTGGAAAGAACTAGGAAAGCCAATTATAATTAGCGAATACGGTGCCGATGCCATCCTCGGTATGAGAGATTATGATGATTTTCCAGCTATGTTTAGTGAAGATTTTCAAGTTCTTTATTACAGAGAAAACAACAAGGTCATAGACCAATATCCATTAGTAGTAGGGGAGCATCCTTGGAACTTTGCCGACTTTAATACTGCCCAAAGTATAAAAAGAGTAAACGGCAATAAAAAGGGTCTATTCTCCAGGGATAGGCAACCAAAACTTGCGGTAGGCTTATTCAAGGAAAGATGGACCAAGATGGATGATTATATAGATAAGAATAAGAAATAA
- a CDS encoding N-acetylglucosamine kinase, which yields MKEIFLGVDGGGTKTSYFLENDGKKYEVIGKTLHLKQISRDEFLKRFSFAVESLCEKAKIGVEDITYSFIALPGFGQFLEDEGFIMENIRKTLKTDDFSVDNDCVNGWAGSLNAKPGINLVLGTGSIAFGIDEKGNKMSCGGWGYFVGDEGSGYYIGKQIINIFSKMSDGRYEKTLIYEKVKELMQLKDDYDIITKSVNMSRDEVASLSVILGDAIKCNDKYAMELLNDLTDEASLIINTLADKMYFEDVIKVSYSGGVFKLGNILVKSIQDKLNKNITIVSPFAGPNEGALILAKKIYKYGDNGYISC from the coding sequence ATGAAAGAAATATTTTTAGGAGTAGATGGCGGAGGTACAAAAACATCGTATTTTCTGGAAAACGACGGGAAAAAATATGAAGTTATTGGTAAAACTCTCCATTTAAAACAAATATCTAGGGATGAATTTTTGAAGAGATTTAGTTTTGCGGTTGAATCTTTATGTGAAAAGGCTAAGATAGGTGTTGAAGACATCACATACAGTTTTATTGCATTGCCTGGATTTGGTCAATTCCTTGAAGATGAAGGTTTCATAATGGAAAACATTAGAAAAACCTTGAAGACAGATGATTTTAGTGTGGATAATGATTGTGTCAATGGATGGGCAGGAAGTTTAAATGCAAAACCTGGAATAAATTTAGTTTTGGGTACAGGTTCTATTGCATTTGGTATTGACGAAAAAGGTAATAAAATGAGTTGTGGTGGTTGGGGATATTTTGTAGGAGACGAAGGAAGTGGTTACTATATAGGTAAACAAATAATTAATATTTTCTCTAAAATGAGCGATGGTAGGTATGAAAAAACACTGATATACGAGAAAGTTAAAGAATTAATGCAACTTAAAGATGACTATGATATTATTACGAAATCAGTAAATATGTCAAGGGATGAAGTTGCTAGTTTATCTGTGATATTAGGAGATGCTATCAAATGCAATGATAAGTATGCAATGGAATTGCTTAATGACTTAACTGATGAAGCTAGTTTAATAATAAATACATTGGCTGATAAAATGTATTTTGAAGATGTAATAAAAGTATCATATTCTGGTGGAGTATTTAAATTAGGAAATATATTGGTAAAATCAATTCAAGATAAATTAAATAAAAATATAACAATAGTTTCGCCATTCGCTGGACCTAATGAAGGAGCTCTTATACTTGCAAAAAAAATTTATAAATATGGAGATAATGGTTACATAAGTTGTTAA
- the agaS gene encoding SIS domain-containing protein, whose protein sequence is MLLDVNKLEERDFKNTYTEIFAQADTWEEVYGLYEERKADIEKFLANFDKDTKVIFTGAGTSEYVGNIAQDYLKTHGDFDFESIATTDLVSAPYLHFKKDQKTLLVSFARSGNSPESLAAVKLGEQIVDDFYNLPITCAHDGKLAVNLKDDPNSYVFLNPAITNDKGFAMTNSFSSMLLASLLIFDTSLENKKDLVEKLASIARETYARVEEIEKLIDFDFDRVAYLGSGPLGKLTKEARLKILELTAGEVVTIFDSSMGFRHGPKSFINDKTLVVSFVSGNDYTRQYDLDILDEIKADGIAPKIIAVTNEDVDRDYQFILKSEGVRDAYLAVAYIVIAQLISLITSLRVGNTPDNPSKSHTVNRVVKGVTIHEYK, encoded by the coding sequence ATGTTATTAGATGTAAATAAATTAGAAGAAAGAGATTTTAAGAATACTTATACTGAGATTTTTGCCCAAGCTGATACTTGGGAGGAAGTTTACGGACTTTATGAAGAAAGAAAGGCTGATATTGAAAAATTCTTGGCTAATTTTGATAAGGATACCAAGGTTATTTTCACTGGGGCTGGTACAAGCGAATATGTAGGCAATATCGCCCAAGATTATTTAAAAACTCATGGAGATTTTGATTTTGAATCAATTGCTACAACAGATTTAGTTTCAGCTCCTTACCTACATTTCAAAAAAGATCAAAAGACTCTTTTGGTTTCTTTTGCAAGAAGCGGCAATTCTCCAGAAAGTTTAGCTGCAGTTAAGCTTGGCGAGCAAATCGTAGATGATTTTTACAACCTACCAATCACCTGTGCCCACGACGGTAAACTTGCAGTAAACCTTAAAGATGACCCAAATTCTTATGTATTTTTAAACCCAGCAATCACCAATGACAAGGGCTTTGCAATGACAAATTCCTTCTCATCAATGCTTTTAGCAAGCCTTTTGATTTTTGATACAAGCCTTGAAAACAAAAAAGACCTAGTAGAAAAATTAGCTAGCATTGCTAGAGAAACCTACGCTAGGGTAGAAGAAATTGAAAAATTAATTGACTTTGACTTTGACAGAGTTGCCTACCTTGGTTCAGGCCCACTTGGCAAACTTACTAAGGAAGCAAGACTTAAAATCCTAGAGCTAACAGCTGGTGAAGTTGTAACAATTTTTGATTCTTCTATGGGCTTTAGACACGGTCCAAAATCATTTATCAATGATAAGACTCTTGTAGTTTCCTTTGTATCAGGCAATGATTATACAAGACAATACGACCTAGACATCCTTGATGAAATCAAGGCTGACGGTATTGCTCCAAAAATTATCGCAGTTACAAATGAAGATGTGGACAGAGACTACCAATTTATTTTGAAATCTGAAGGTGTCAGAGATGCTTATTTAGCAGTTGCTTATATAGTAATAGCCCAATTAATTTCTCTAATCACAAGCCTAAGAGTAGGCAATACTCCAGATAATCCAAGCAAATCTCACACTGTAAACAGGGTTGTAAAGGGCGTTACAATCCACGAATATAAATAA